In Magnetovibrio sp., the following proteins share a genomic window:
- a CDS encoding sulfurtransferase TusA family protein has translation MTNQNSQIHKLDICGQICPSCLLIALKEVNANRSLLAGGGAIHILTDSRQAINTIPGSVHNMGYHTNIVKAEGHYRIEIQSA, from the coding sequence ATGACAAATCAAAACAGCCAGATTCATAAGCTCGATATTTGCGGGCAGATTTGTCCATCGTGTTTGCTGATCGCCTTGAAAGAGGTTAACGCCAATCGTTCACTTCTAGCAGGCGGTGGGGCAATTCATATTTTAACCGACAGCCGCCAGGCGATTAACACCATTCCCGGTTCGGTGCATAACATGGGCTATCACACGAATATCGTTAAGGCCGAAGGGCATTATCGCATTGAAATCCAGAGTGCATAA